TGGCCAATTCCGTCTTGTCCTGGTATTCCGAGACCGCCATCTCCGGCAAAATCCTGGACGGCAGCGTCGCCATGGACCTGCTGAAGCCGATTGATTTCCAGACGGCCCGATTCGCCGAGACCTTGGGTGCGAGTCTGCTGGAGGGGGCGATGAGTACGGTTCTGCTGATCGTGTTCGCCACCTTCCTTACCGGAGTGACCTTCCCCCACTCGCCGATCGTCTATCTGCTGTTTGCGGTTAGTCTGCTCTGCGCGGTTGTGGTCAAATTCGGCGTGGTCTATCTGGCGGCTCTCTTATGCTTCTGGTCGACGGGTTCACTGGGGATTGTCTGGACGCGGATTGCGCTCACTAACCTGCTGTCGGGCGCGCTGGTGCCGCTGGCCTTCTTCCCGGACTGGCTGGAAAAGCTGGCGCTGCTGCTGCCCTTCCAGGCCATTATTCATACGCCGACGATGATCTTCCTGCAACAGGCAGATACGTGGGAGAGCCTGCGGCTGATCGGCCTTCAGCTCTTTTGGGGGGCAGGGCTCTGGATGGCGGGCAAAGCCATGTGGAACTGGGCGGTCCGCCAGGTGACCATTCATGGGGGCTAAGGCTGAAGGAGGACGCAGAATGAAAATATCGCAAATGCTCTATCTCTATAGAAGGCTGTATGTGCAGCAGCTTAAGGCGATTCTGGAGTATAACAAAGACTTTTACATCCTGATGTGCTCGGCGGCATTGACGCAGGTGCTGGGATTTGTATTCCTGTGGGTGATCTATGACCGGATTCCGGATATTCAGGGCTGGCAGTTCTGGGAGGTTACCTTCATGTACGCTATGATCTTCCTGACAGAGGGGGCGGGTTCGCTGTTCTTCGAGGGCAGCTGGCGGCTGGGCAGGCTGGTTAACACGGGTGAACTGGACCGTTATCTGCTGCGGCCAGTGCCGGTGGTTCTTCAGGTGTTCTGCACGGGGATTGGGATTAACGGTCTCGGCAATCTGCTCATCGGCGGGGTGATTATCTGGCAGTCGCTTGTGCACAGCCCTATCCACTGGACAGCGGGTAAGGCCATCATTCTAATGCTGCTGTTCGTCACGGCGGTTATCATCCGGGTATCTATTAATCTCATGGGTAACTCGGCGGCCTTCTGGATTCGCAATGCCGGGAATGCATTCCCGCTGATGGTGCACAATCTGTCCGATCTGGCCAAATATCCGATTACCCTGTTTCCGCAGGCGATCCGCATCTTCATTTCTACGGTGCTGCCCTATGCGTTCATCAGCTTCTACCCGGCAACCTATATCTTCGGCAAAAGCGGCTGGTCCGGCTGGTGGCTCCTCGCCCCTGTCGCGGCTATCGGAAGCGCGGCTGCGGCTTACGGGGTCTTCCGGTACGGGCTGTCCCGGTATGAGAGTACCGGGAACTGAGGGATTTATCCCTTTCATCCGCCCCATCCGGCATACTTCCGCCAGCTTCCCGAATCACTACCCTTTGGATTTCAGCAGCTTACTATACTAAAAAACCTCCCTTCTGCCTGGAAGCAATATTCCAGATAGAAGGGAGGTTTTACTCTAACGCGCAATAAACAGCCGCTTCTCCAGATCCAAATCGTACACCCGTGGCTTCAGCTCCGGGTCAGTCCCGGCACCCTCAGGCGAGTGCACCACTAGCTGTTCGTTCTGGTTGGCCGGGAACGGCGGCAGCTCTGAGTAGACCAGTGTATCGTGTACGATTTCCCCCTGCTTGAAGGATAATGGAAACACTTCTCCGCTTCCTCTCTCCATAGCAAAGGCGTAAGCAACCAGTCCATGCCCGGATTTATATTGGGGAGCAAGCAAATATACTTCTGCATCCTTGAAGCGGACTGTATCGAACTCGAGGACCTGGTCTGATGGGCGTACGAACAAAAAAGCGGGCAGCTTAAGCAATACCTGGTCCTGCTTCCCCGACCGGTACACGATGGAGTAATCAGCCTGATACGTCTGCTCCCCTTCGAGACCGTAATTGCTGGATGCCTCCAGATGTCCCCGCTCCTCGGAGCTGCTTGCGATCATCAGCAGCTCGCCTTGTCCCGCTGCGCTTCTCGCGCGGATGGTTCCCGCAGCATTAACGGAATCGGCAATTACCAGGTTGGCGGGAGCTTCTGGCTGGACCGGACTCGATAGGCCTGCTGTAGTTGCCGGAACCACAGCGGATGCAGTTTCTGAGGCTGCGGGTGAAGCCGTTGTTGCCGATGGAGACGCAGAAGCTGATGCTATCGCAGACGGAGTCGTTTCTGCCGCCGGAGTACCCGTGACGGATGTATTTTGGCTGCTGCACCCCAGCAGCAGGCTAAGCGACAGGACCGTGCCCGCTGCCAGTGTTGTAGCTGTAGATCGGATTGGACTCATTCCCCTCTAATCGTTTTTTGAGTACAACCCATTATATAAGATTATCACGGTCCACAAATTTATTATTCAGCTGGCTTCAAACGATTCTCTCTAGTATAGCTCCAATAAACATTCCTGTAAGCCAGCCTACTTCAGATAAAAGACTTCACGCAGCGGCACCATCGGAACCGCATCGTTGAAATCAAAGGAGCCTTCGACCATCTTCGAGGTGATGGCATTCCAGCGGTTGCAGGCCTCACTCCCGGCGATGTAGGCGAACGCAGCTTCCGTATCATCACATTCAAAGCAATAGAAGAACTGGTTGCCGTTCTGAAAAATCGAATAGTTGCGGATGCCCGCTTTGCTGTGCTCCTCCAGAATCTCCGGCCACGGGTCCAGATGCATCTGTACGTATTCCTCTAAGTATTCCTCTTTCACCTTCCAGGTCCAAGCCAGCTTGTTGCTGCCCATCCTCGCATCCCCCTGTCATTTATCGCTTTGATCCGATCATATCACATAATTATGTCATTTGAATATGTCCGATTTAGACATTAGAGTCAGCAAGAATACGCTTCGATCTCAGGTGCTGATTCCCGCTTCATTCGGACGGAGAATGGCAGAACCAATCGCCAGCAGAACGGCAGCCATCAGGCCCAGGATCGCAAACGGCAGCCACAGCTCATTCCAGCCGCCGCCGGTTGCGGCAATGTCCACCGCCTGTATCGCCCATTTCTGCGGTGTAAAGTTGGCCAGCTTCTGCATATATTCCGGCATGATGGAGATGGGCCAGAAGCAGCCGCCCAGCATGCAGGTCGGTGTAAGGATCAGCGAATTCAGCATCCCCGCATTACGCGGATTGCGGATCAGGCCTGCAACGGTGCTGGCGATGCCCATCGACACCAGCATGAAGGCCGCCAGAACCAGAAAATAGAGAAAGAGCGGCATCTCATAATCGTAGCGGAGCACCCATTTGCCCAGCACCAGCACGATAAGGATCTGAATCATTCCTACAAGAAAGCTGCCCAGGAAGTTGCCAAGCGCAATTTCATAAGACCGGACCGGAGCGCTGAACATGCGCATCATGGTACGTCCTCTGCGGTCATCCGTGATCTGGGAGACGGAGCTGGTCACCAGTGCCATCAGGAACATCAGCGTCATCCCTGTAACCACACCCAGCGTCTGCCGCGGATAGAGATCATAATCGGTGCGGGTGCTGCCCACGTTGTGCTGCTCCGACTGCTTCAGTACAGCAGCGAGCTGCGCCTGCATATCGCCTGTTCCTCCGCTGGCGGCAGCAACGGTACGTGCTGCTTCGGCAATTTGCGCGGCAGTGGCGGTGATCTTCAGCTTCATCATGATCGAGCTTTCACTTGCCCGAAGCTCATAGATGCTGATCTGCAGCGGGTCCCCCGCCATTAAGGCGGCAGTGTATCCGGCAGGAATGAACACCCCCACCGTTCCCTCCTGCTTAATTGTCGCTTCCTTCAAAGCGGCCTCATCTCTGCGCGGCTCGAACTTATATTCTCCGGCCTGCTCCAGCTCCGTAATCAAATGTCTGCCGGCTGCCCCCGTATCCGAGTTGGCATATAGCACAGTTGCCGGCCCCTCCCCCATCCCTCCGGTAAGCGAGATAATCGCTGCCACCACTACGCCGGGAAGCAGAATGAATACCATAAGCCCCCTGAAGGTGCCAATGCTTCGTCTAATCATATTCCAGGCAATAATTAATATTTTATCCACGGTAACCCACCTTCCGGTATGAGACAATCACTGCTGCGAACAATGCCGCGCTGATGAAGCACATCACCCACAGATTCGGCAAAAGCTGCTCCAGACCGGAATGCAGCATCATCCGGATGACTGCCTGCTGCACCCAATGGTTAAGCGTGAATGCACCTGCACTGTTCACCCATGAATCAGGAAGCGGCGCCATCCCGCCGCTGACGAAGGTCATTACTACAGTCAGGACACTAATGATATTCGTAGCAGTCGCCGAGGTCCGGCTGAAGAGGCAGATCAGTACGCCCAGCGTCATTGAGGCGGCAATCATCAGCAGACAGAACAGCAGCAGCAGTCCCGGGCGGTTGCCCCAGTAGACGCCGAACAGCCAGTCAGTCATCAGAATAATCGTGAGACATTGCAGGATGCTGACCAGACCTACGCCGAGCATTTTGCCGATGAACAGATGACTGTCTTTTACCGGCATGGAATGGATTCTGAACAGCGTATGGTTCTCCTTATCGTTAAAAAGCGAGGCTGTCACGGTCAACCCGCTGTACATCAGGAACATCAGCAGCATGGACGCCGCATAGAACTGGGCCGCCGAGTAGGTCTTTCCGCCATTGTTCAGATCTCCCAGCACCACCCCCGGCTTACTGGCAGTTGCCGAAGTCGCTGTAAGAGCCTGTGGTCCAAGGGTAACGGCTGCCGCCTGCTTATAATTCAGCTCCATCAGCAGATTGTCGAAGGCGGTTCCGGCCACCCGGTTATCATCATGGCTCCTGCCCAGAATGAACTCCAGGCTCGCCTTCTTACCGCTCTGCACCTCCTGGTCAAAGTCCGTAGGAACAATCACCCCATAGGCATATTTACCGGTACGCAGCCCGCTCTCTGCCGCTCCACGGCTCTCCGTCTGGACAGGAATAATAAGTCCCTTCACCTCAGGCGTCTCCAGAAAGGCCGTAAGGATAGCAGATTCCTCTGCCCCTCCGCCTCCGTTATTCACAATAGCTACACGTACAGGCTTGATCTCATCTGCCCCCTGTACCCCGACCACCCCGGAGAGCGAAGCACCCAAGAGGAAGATCAGTACCAGCGGCAGCAGGAACATATTAAGCAGCAATGTGCGTGAACGGAGCTGTCTGCGCAGCTCAAACCCCATAATGATCCAGATATTCACACCTATCCCCCCCCTCTCTAGTCCCGCAAGGTCCGGCCGGTCAGACTAAGGAACAAGGTCTCCAGATCCGGCTCTTCAATATTCAAGGAGGCAATGACCCCTTCGTGCTTGGAGAAAATAAACAGAATATCCTGGAGCGCACTTTGCGAGGAGGGAAGATACAGCTCTATCGCATCCTGCACAGCTTCTACCCGGTTGATCCGGGGATGCTGCCCCAGCTCGTTCACTAAGGCAGGGGTGATGCCCGCTGCCTTCACAACGATTTTCTCCTCGTGGGCCACCCGTTCGCGCAGCTCGTTCTCCGTACCGCAGGCAATAATATGCCCCTGGTCCATAATGGCGACCCGGTCACAGATCGCAGCGACCTCCTCCATATAATGACTGGTGTAGATCACCGACGACCCCATCTTATTCAAAGCCTTCACGGATTCCAGAATATGATTGCGTGACTGCGGATCAATGCCGACTGTGGGTTCATCCATGATAATCAGGCGCGGCCGGTGCATGATGGCACAGGCGATATTCAGCCGTCTTTTCATCCCTCCCGAGAAGGTGGACGGTTTATCCTTCGCCCGGTCGCTTAGGCCGGTGAACTCCAGCGCTTCTTGGGTCCGCTCCTTCAGCAGTTGTCCGCGCAGCCCATAGAGTCTGCCGAAAAAGCTCACATTATCGGTTGCCGTCATATTCTCGTATAACGCCAGCTCCTGGGGCACAAGCCCGATTCGCTTCTTCACCTCAAGCGGCCGCTCCCTTACGGATAGCCCGTCGATGATAATATCGCCGCTGTCGGCTTGAAGCAGCCCGCAGATCATGCTGATGGTCGTGCTTTTCCCGGCACCGTTCGGGCCCAGCAGGCCGAAAATCTCACCCTCCTGTATATTGAAATTCACGTGATCCACAATCAGCTTACCGTCATATCTCTTCACAACATCGCTCAGTACTGCTAGTGCCATTGCCGATGCCCCCTGTTCCTTCATTCTCGTATTCTTATTGTACAGTAGGGCGGACACAGCCGAAGGTACTAAAGGTCATGATCCAGAGGTGACGAAAGTCATCTCCTGAAGAGCAGCGCTCTTATGCTAAGATGGATATACCTGAGAAGAATGTTGACGAATAAGAGATATTTTAATCTAAAAGGATGAACTTACTTGACCAGAGAACTGATACTGCTGCGCTACAGCCTGCTTATCATCCCGGCGATCCTCTCAATTCAAGTCTATGAATTCGCGGACTATGACTGGTTCACTCTGCATTTCATGCTGCTGATGCTGCTGGTCACACTGGGTGCAAGGGCATCCAGATCTCTCGCCGCACTGACCGGA
This genomic interval from Paenibacillus sp. FSL H8-0332 contains the following:
- a CDS encoding ABC-2 family transporter protein, with translation MMTAAGLNKYRSIANRSLQNVMAYRNSYIINLLANSINLVAIFFLWQGIYGGREAVGGYSWDQMKTYLLVTFLANSVLSWYSETAISGKILDGSVAMDLLKPIDFQTARFAETLGASLLEGAMSTVLLIVFATFLTGVTFPHSPIVYLLFAVSLLCAVVVKFGVVYLAALLCFWSTGSLGIVWTRIALTNLLSGALVPLAFFPDWLEKLALLLPFQAIIHTPTMIFLQQADTWESLRLIGLQLFWGAGLWMAGKAMWNWAVRQVTIHGG
- a CDS encoding ABC transporter permease, producing the protein MNIWIIMGFELRRQLRSRTLLLNMFLLPLVLIFLLGASLSGVVGVQGADEIKPVRVAIVNNGGGGAEESAILTAFLETPEVKGLIIPVQTESRGAAESGLRTGKYAYGVIVPTDFDQEVQSGKKASLEFILGRSHDDNRVAGTAFDNLLMELNYKQAAAVTLGPQALTATSATASKPGVVLGDLNNGGKTYSAAQFYAASMLLMFLMYSGLTVTASLFNDKENHTLFRIHSMPVKDSHLFIGKMLGVGLVSILQCLTIILMTDWLFGVYWGNRPGLLLLFCLLMIAASMTLGVLICLFSRTSATATNIISVLTVVMTFVSGGMAPLPDSWVNSAGAFTLNHWVQQAVIRMMLHSGLEQLLPNLWVMCFISAALFAAVIVSYRKVGYRG
- a CDS encoding L-rhamnose mutarotase: MGSNKLAWTWKVKEEYLEEYVQMHLDPWPEILEEHSKAGIRNYSIFQNGNQFFYCFECDDTEAAFAYIAGSEACNRWNAITSKMVEGSFDFNDAVPMVPLREVFYLK
- a CDS encoding ABC transporter ATP-binding protein, giving the protein MALAVLSDVVKRYDGKLIVDHVNFNIQEGEIFGLLGPNGAGKSTTISMICGLLQADSGDIIIDGLSVRERPLEVKKRIGLVPQELALYENMTATDNVSFFGRLYGLRGQLLKERTQEALEFTGLSDRAKDKPSTFSGGMKRRLNIACAIMHRPRLIIMDEPTVGIDPQSRNHILESVKALNKMGSSVIYTSHYMEEVAAICDRVAIMDQGHIIACGTENELRERVAHEEKIVVKAAGITPALVNELGQHPRINRVEAVQDAIELYLPSSQSALQDILFIFSKHEGVIASLNIEEPDLETLFLSLTGRTLRD
- a CDS encoding ABC-2 family transporter protein — its product is MKISQMLYLYRRLYVQQLKAILEYNKDFYILMCSAALTQVLGFVFLWVIYDRIPDIQGWQFWEVTFMYAMIFLTEGAGSLFFEGSWRLGRLVNTGELDRYLLRPVPVVLQVFCTGIGINGLGNLLIGGVIIWQSLVHSPIHWTAGKAIILMLLFVTAVIIRVSINLMGNSAAFWIRNAGNAFPLMVHNLSDLAKYPITLFPQAIRIFISTVLPYAFISFYPATYIFGKSGWSGWWLLAPVAAIGSAAAAYGVFRYGLSRYESTGN
- a CDS encoding ABC transporter permease; translated protein: MDKILIIAWNMIRRSIGTFRGLMVFILLPGVVVAAIISLTGGMGEGPATVLYANSDTGAAGRHLITELEQAGEYKFEPRRDEAALKEATIKQEGTVGVFIPAGYTAALMAGDPLQISIYELRASESSIMMKLKITATAAQIAEAARTVAAASGGTGDMQAQLAAVLKQSEQHNVGSTRTDYDLYPRQTLGVVTGMTLMFLMALVTSSVSQITDDRRGRTMMRMFSAPVRSYEIALGNFLGSFLVGMIQILIVLVLGKWVLRYDYEMPLFLYFLVLAAFMLVSMGIASTVAGLIRNPRNAGMLNSLILTPTCMLGGCFWPISIMPEYMQKLANFTPQKWAIQAVDIAATGGGWNELWLPFAILGLMAAVLLAIGSAILRPNEAGIST